In Xiphophorus maculatus strain JP 163 A chromosome 9, X_maculatus-5.0-male, whole genome shotgun sequence, the genomic window ACTGAACTGAACAAGCagtaatttgaaaaatattcattcttgttttttttatttgggacTCACTTGAAATGCAATTGTCTCAACATATCAAAGAGAGACATTTTCAGAGTACTCAGTTTACTTCACGTTAACACCCAAGTTTGACTTCTTGCCTTCACAACTACACTACCTTATTGgagttttataaacacacagttttttctttaacataagCATAACAACAGATCAACATGAATGTACCTTACTCTTGAAGTAAGGATAGTGGTCCATGATCCACTGGTAGATGTCACACAACAGCAATTTCTTTTCCTCAGAAGCCAGAATTGCCTTTGAAATGAGCGCAATGTACGACTGGTTTGGTTTGTCTGAAGATTTGTCAGAACTACAGCTTGTGGTAGTCATTTCCTCCTTTCCCTCCTCATGTTGTTCTTTGTTCCACTCCTCTTCGctggttttactttttccagTGTCTAGGTCTGGATCCTGTGGGAGCGTCCCCTGTACATTGCGACGAATCTCCACCTCTTTTCGTTCAGGATTCTGGTCATTTAGCATATTGTTCTCCGTCTGCTCCGTCGCGCTACTTGCCGTCACTTCTCCTTTCGAACCTTTGACTCCGCTATTGAACAGAAGGTAGTCAATAGTGAAGCTCAGTCCAAGCCTGTCTCTGCTTCCGTTGTGGCTGTTCCTGCTCTCCATCGTCAGTTCCAAGTTGGGTTCTTCTAAACTCATcgtaaatgttttaatggtttcACGCTAAACGTACAGTAGATTTTTAagacatgaatgaaaaatgagtCTTTAAAAAGATCTTCTCATAGTTGTTATTTGAGATTCAAAgccacttttaaaaaagaacccCTCATAAAGCGATTGCCTCTGTGCCAACAGATTCTTTCTCCAAAGTCTTACGGTTGACAAGATCACGGATGAAGATGAGCCTTTCAACTGTTGTGAACCTCGATGCGTTAATACCTGACACAATCGCCACCCGTGGAAATGACGTCAGCAGCTTTGTTAGCCGAAGAAAACTATTAACTTTTGTGTTTCACACAATAAACTGCAGCTAAAAACTTCTCTACAGCTTTAAATTTTCCAAAGTCAAAAAAAGAGTTCTCCCATTTGTGAAGTGAAGTTGTGTCTCTGTTTATATAACTGTGACTTTATCCCTCACAGAAAGGGGTTAAAGAAGGCACAGGGGAGGTCCAGGTAGGGGGTCTCAAATGAggaggattattattattaatctaaGCAAATCTTTGTAATTACGAGAGATTAAACACTCAAGATTTAGCTGGACATGGAATGCAAAAAAATGGCTACCAAAAgcttttagcttgtttttaacAAGATGTTGTCCAAAGAATTGTTTCAACAACCACAGGGCAACAGTTAATAGGCAAAGCTCAGTGCTTTTGAGTTTAGgcatttcattttactttagAGAGCACATAGTGTTGCAATATATGAGAGAGTGGTAAAAGATGATGGACTATTTTCTGTTATTGATGTGAACTATGTTCTAATTTTTAGCagaaagtattttaataaacagaacattttgtttatattatatttttaatttgaacataaTTATGACGACTACAcagttaaatataattaaaactACAGTTCtctggaaaattaattattctatatatttttgcataataCTTCACGATCACGATATCTTACTAGATTTTAAGCTTTGAGAAAAGCACTTTTTCATTACTGTCTTCCattaatgatttttgtttttcagctttttcaacTCCAATTaacctttaaaatatgtttattgctATCCATTGCTATCCAAGAAATTAATGCACAAAGAATTCCACTTTTGATTGTTTAGTGATAAATACTTAATAAAAGTGAGAAACTTGTGCATGTTTGTCAGGATGCTGCAACCTCTTCACATGGattacttgtttgttttaacctgtggtcagaaaacagttttttctgacatttttgcaGTTCtaattgacttattttattaatatcatCTTTAAAATCCATTATTAGGCCCAGAAATTTGTTATAATGTTGAGTTGTGAATTACAGTTCTCAGTTAAAAACTTATTTCAGACTATTTAAACCCTAAGAAAAGTGGAGatcatgcatttgttttacaaattaattaacatttgttGTAGTTTCATAtttgatattctaattttactGATTCTACAATagacagatttatttaaacatatctTTGCATAAACAGATAGTATTGATCAAATTAAGTGTAGATGTCTGCTTTGTTCTATGTGGCCAACAAACAAGATAATTCAAATTGGACTCACTTTAAATCATGGACCATGTTGCCCTCTTCTGTTTATAAAATGGAACAAGATGTACAATATGAATCACtgattaaaatacttttgtactATCACAAGCCagataaatttgttttgatgtGAATGTTTCACCAATTGGACAAATATAGATGTAGTGAGACGTTAACACACATTGACTGTTTTAACGTCAATAATTTGTGGCTTTTAAGTGTTTACTTGGAACTATTCTTTTTGCAGGGTtgaattatctttaaaaaagagaatttgatttgtaaaaacaagaattagatgcacagtttgttttttattttgttgttattttgagTCATAGGCATGCACACAGGCTCAAATAAATATACCCCAACATTGCTCATATTCTATTACACATCATCTATACTGTTATTGTTGCAAATAGTAAGCTTCTGGCATAAATCTGGCTGTACTCTTTCTGAGAGAATTAGAATGGGTCATTATAATTGGTTGGTTTTCTtgcataaaactttttttgaccCTATGATATTGACCTTCTATGTACTAGAGAAAAATGAAAGCCTCCAGCTCAGTTGAATCATTGGCAGATCTAAGTTAATGTGAAATTAATGTCTATATTTATCAGGGTGGCctggtgttttcttttataagcATAGCATTTTGAATTGGTTGAATGTAATTCAGCACTGTAATAATTTACAAGGCCGTTTACAGGACAGTCTGCTCAGGTTCACATCATATTATAACAAATTAAGTATAAGTTATTACATCCAGTATATTTTACTCCAGAAAGGTTAGAAAGTGGCagtcaaatgagaaaaaaaaattaatgttacATTCTCAGTCTTCTgaaagtttttgcttttctaaacCTCTGATAAGAACTGCAAACTGTCTACTGTTGCCACACGCAAGCACAGAAGTAGGAAGTACTGTAAGTCAATATGTAATGTTGTTGACTCGGCTTCGTTACAAATGCAACTGACAATTTGGCATTACTCAATGAATAAGTACTGTTAGACAAAagaaattgcattttattttgtcaagtttttaaaattagaaaaattaagTTACATTAAGTTGACTTAACTaaagattttaagattttattaagTTAATTGAacttaagattttatgttttaattagttGATTTAGCTTAAGATTTTACGTTTAATTacattgatttaatttaagattttatggttttatgacGGCAGTTAAAAAGTCACATAGActcattttaaagtgttttaacaaatgttgagCAAGTTTTGTCAAAATGGAATTCacttctaaaataataaaatcaattctgaagtgtttatttttttactatatatgcattgttttacaaatgtaaTACTCACACTCTATTACAAGTTAAGTTCGTCTTAAGAAACAACTAACTTTTCTGAACAAAATTTTGTTCAAGtggaaattacaaaaaacatttgtattttcctttttttgacaaatgtttAGTAAGTGCTTATTAGATGTTCAGACACTGTAGAGAAAATGCACTGAACAAGCTATAGCAACTTAAAGATTCCACCTAAATATAGCACTAAATATGGAATTAAAAGACATTTGACAAACTTTCAAAACGAGAATGCGCGCAATCAAACAGtgtaactaaataaaactaaaaagtatTGAAGTACTTACTGTGGGAAGATGAGAATTCACATGAAAGAAAAGatggcaataaaatgttctgaaaattTTTGGAGAGTGTACCATCTGACCATGATGTGTTCTGTTAATCACAGCTGCAACTTGTTTTCTTAATTAGAGAGAATGGATTATTTCCAgtttgtctttctctttttaagtTGAAGttctaatacattttaataGGTTAAGTGAGATAATGTATACAGTTAACTTGATTACATCAGTCCATCTAACTAGACCCCTAATTGTTTTTTATAGTATAGATCAAATATATTACATTACGATCACTCACTTCATAACATCATATGATGCAGTTTCACAGATTGATTTTCCACGAGGCAGATCTTTGGAAATATGAAGAGCTACTGGAAAATCAGGACTGGATTATCAGGATTATGtacacttatttttttatataagtgTACATTTCCAAACATACCCTTGTAAGCAAATGTTTGAACTCTTTGCTGCAATAGTAGTATTCATgctttgaattgaatttaatgGTTTTGTACAGTAATGCATGTTCGTTTTGTTTAATTAGTCGTTTTTGTGTAATTGTGACCATGCCTCACACAAAGCTTCACCTTCACTTCTCATGACTGGTTACAAAACCAGAAACGGATTTTTTTGCTCGGACGGGATTTCAAAGGACCATGCTACCCCATCCACTTTGACAGCCTGTGCTCTACTTTCAGCTTGAATTTTAACAATACCAGAGACATGGGTTCGAAATATCTCAACATTATAAAACTGTAACATATTATATTGACACCTATTTTGAAGCCCATTGAAATTCATTGATACTGAGGCCTAATGTAGAAAAAGAGACCTGCCtctgagtatttttttaaaaggtgtaCCATATCTTTAAAAGACGGTAATCCCGCCTATTTTAAGTATCACTCTTTTGTTACGCATTCTGATTGGTCAAAACGTCACCTCTGTCAAAAAGGTTTGGCTTTTTATTGGTGGAAGACTTGTCGTCATTTGTGACTCTCGCGGTACTGCAACGCGAAGATGGCGGCCGAACTGGTGGAAGCGATGGTAGGTAAAGCTTGGTGGCTTTCGCTTGATGGGGAAACGGACGCGGGAATATGAGCTGAAAGTCACACCGGCTGTGGATTAACCTGGGCTCGTTTGTcgatattttaaatatagacATTTCTAcgaatatttcatatttaaatcacGACGAAAAGAACTAGCCTGTGGGGCTAACAAAGCTAGCCTGCTAGGTTATGTTAACCAGGCAAGTGCTTGGTTTAGTTAGCATCATGCTGGGTCTGAGGGACGACACCGATAATGAATGAGACCACATATGAAAGATGTACACATTTCACCTAACTTCATTTGTAATACAAATAGTttaggtatttatttattagttagcttctttgtttttagagCCGACCATCTGCTAAAATGATTGAATGCTGACAGGCTAGTCTCTAGAGAGGCAAGCCTCCTGATTGCTACCTTATTGATGCTGAGCACTTTGTTTTCTAAACCAAAAGAACAGAATTGTGCAATTTTCAATCTAGACATAAAGCATCCATCCACTTGTATCTAAGAGAACACCGGCAGACAAAGTAGCAGTATGTCAGGTCGAAAACAATGTTTCAATCGCTCTAGATGCTAATTTGAACAGACGTCCTCTTTTAGGCTGCTTGTTTTTGTCTAGTGTGCCCTGTTCTCTGCTGAAATGTTCCTCTTATTATGAGACCAGCAGACGAGTTATTTACATGTGAGTGAACATGACCTCATATGTTTATGAACTAATGGGAACATTTTTTGTAGCATTGAATGTCAACACAAAACACCTATAAATTGAAAATCATACACAACTTATGCTTCTGATCTTGAACCACCAACAGGTTTAATTTGAAACGTTTAACaagttatatttaaatgttttgactttaataGTCAAAAATGACAATTAATTTGTAATACAccttttattaattttccttTATGCAGAATGTCTTATATTTATCAGTAAAACATGTTATGAACATAAAACATGACACATGTTATGTGTCATGAAACACACAAGGATTAGGCTtgcattgtttttcattaaaatcataattaaaatgtaatactgacagaaaaaatatatatatgtccATAATTCTATATGGAAATTGTACATTTATTCAGGCTAATATTATTCAGAATATGCCAAGATATATTTTGTACATAGTTAATGACAAATTAATTGgttgagcaaaaaaaagaagtctctTCAGGTAAATCTGGCCATGTTGGTTGGTCCAAACTTGAACAGTAAGCCTTGGCTGTTTTGCTAATtggaacaataaaaataaaaaagttaacaaCCTTTGGATAGATTCATATTGTCAATGTTGAGAAGCCTGCACAGCCAAAAGCATAATCGCCAATCGATTGATCGGGGCGAAAAGAAGCTGCACACTTGCTTATAGAACTCCCACCTGAACATCCACTCATTGTTTATACCAGCTTGTTCTGGGAGGGTCGCATGGGGGCTGGTGCCTATCCCCAGCAGTCGTTGGGGGAGTGGCAGAGTACACCCTGGTCAGTTGGACAATCTGTCATTGAACAACACAGAGACGAACAGGACATAGACCCATCCACGCACACACTCATATCTAATGGCCATTAGAGTAAACAATAagcctaacagtcatgtttttgggctATGGGAGAATGCTGGAGTACCTGGAAAGAACCCATGCTTACCTGGGGAGAACATTCAAACTCCATTGAGGAAGACCCCAAGTTGTGGGTTTGAGCCAGGATCTTCTCACTGCAACAAGATtaaacagtgctaccaactgtacTACCATGAAAACCCTGAACGATATGCTTGAAAAACACTTGCCAGAGCTGAACAATacattttatccttttttattgAGAAATGACATTTCTCAATATAAATGGCATTTATCAATCAATATATATACAGATATACTCAatagataaatgtttttcttttcacctttaCTGTTAGTGCCATATGCACCTTTTGTAAAATTTCATTCTGctagttaaacaaaaaaaaacttgaaaattccCCCAGTTGCAAATTGTACGATAGGTTTTTTTTAGTCCATCTTATAAACCAGAAATTGTGAGAAGTATTTTGACATTTCAACAAAGTAATCCTACATGGGCTCAGGAAAAACTACTGCCACTCAACAGGATCAGCCACTTCAAACTGTAAAGTGTAAGAAGGAAGCTCTGCACAGAAACGCCAAGTTTTCagtatacatttttatgttaaaccacTTTGGCTGTTGTCACAAAAGTCAGTGTGTAGGATGCATTGATGTGATATAGTGATCTATAtatgttcagtttttaaatgaacatttataaTCAAAGTGATGGTAGTGCTCTCTACAACAATGTGGTTACGCAGATCTAGTTTTGAGATATTCCATCTCTGTGGTTAGAACTTGGTGTTCAAAGtgtaagatgttttattgtgttaattaatttttcagtttacaGGCTTTAAATTTTCTCCCTGAAGAGTTTCTTACGGTTTTATTTTGTCCTCCAATCAGAACATGGTGAAAAGTTTCCGGGTCTCAGACCTACAGACGTTGCTGGCCTCAATGGGTCGCAGCAAAAGTGGTCTGAAACAGGACCTGGTGGGGCGTGCGCTGAGGCTAGTGCAGACCGAGTACAGTCCAGAACTCTTGAAGAACGTCCGGCAGCTTTACGAGTCGCGTTTCCCCAAATCAGCCGCTTGGCTCCCGGCACGACGTCCAGAGGGCGTCCCGGTGGCGTATTCATCGCTCAGCTCCTCCCCGTCGTTGACCTCACAGGGCACAGACTACCTCAACGGGATCTCCAAACCGCTCCATACTCCTGCAACCGAGGTCAGGCTGGTCCCTCTGCCCTTCTACCAAACCTTAGAGACGCTTCTGCCGCCAACAGAGCTAGGTAATTGCAAACCAAGTTCATATACTaaggttttacttttttctttttgttgactTGTTCCTACTTTTGTCTCTGTAGTTGCTCACAACAATGAAAAATTACAGGACAGTCACCGCGTCTTCGAATTAACACCAAGCCAAGCAGACCAGATCCGGAATGCAAGGTAATAACTCAGGAGTTtcgttagttttgttttttctaaactgCTTGTTTTTATAACGCCAaagtatatatttaatttaaactgtcTATCCAGTGAGCTTCGTGCTGGGATCCGATCAGTCCAAGTGGTTCTTAGGTGAGTTTCAAGATGCTTATCCAGGTTGTCTAGaatccattttttatttgttagatGCATCGTTTTTGTTCACTCCTTTTAAAACCCTGATCATCACAGATGATCATTCATGCTGCTGTGCTTCCTCTCTCATGCAGAATCTGTTATTCAGACCCTATTGTTGTTCAGGAGGACCAGTATCCCCCTAACATTGCTGTCAAAGTCAACCAGTCCTATTGCCATGTTCCGGTAGGTTGATTCACTCTGATATTTGCTGATGTTTCAGGAAAGCAAGTTAACATTTTACTGTTATTAACAGGCAAATTATTAGATCTAAATATTACGACAAGACAGGTTTGACTCCAGCCTGGGTTAGGGTCGCTCAAAGGAGAAAACCATGATCACAGTTAGATGGTCGATATTAAAATAACTAATACTTAAGATTTTTCACAGAGTTTGGAAATACAGTgcatttattcaaattaaatatcttttttattgcttttttccGCTAAAGTTCTGTCCGTATATTCGATTTTTACCTTCATAACTGTCTATTTTTAATGTCAGAGCTTCAATAAGGTCTCAAacagtttttcacatattttctttaatactcAGATGCTGCATATGTGTTGGCAGCACACATGATGCAGATGTGCTGCATTACCCTGTTATAAAGCCATT contains:
- the LOC102235196 gene encoding forkhead box protein D5-A-like; the encoded protein is MSLEEPNLELTMESRNSHNGSRDRLGLSFTIDYLLFNSGVKGSKGEVTASSATEQTENNMLNDQNPERKEVEIRRNVQGTLPQDPDLDTGKSKTSEEEWNKEQHEEGKEEMTTTSCSSDKSSDKPNQSYIALISKAILASEEKKLLLCDIYQWIMDHYPYFKSKDKNWRNSVRHNLSLNDCFIKAGRSDNGKGHFWAIHPANYQDFSKGDYHCRRARRRVRRVAAQIRLSSLTSPYYPAATLTLPHRTTCWCCPQVPTLPLSCLAPRLYWPWSSMHPQVGLHLGLNPSVP